In a genomic window of Pedobacter sp. KBS0701:
- a CDS encoding calcium-binding protein translates to METHFNDILTLPSTGLQDVKSAQILVSCELMKNQVKASPIEPNDNILVAQDSKGQPLIFTIGADGILRLLQFSAGSVDGFSSINLMDGFKDYDKAITLDISEDLKGRISIAFSLSLKTTGFTDVFIAENIPNNADWSTFAALCKKAQGIDASFIADHIRLGTTDINNNAMVLATGKINDNEYYYEINGTDFTAVKMELPENVHQATEIEIGFAFGQKAKFFLYGIGDSQTLECTTIADKFEGSLVYDFSPGNAEIPLQYQKMAYNCMQTAYGTQTNPMLISSDLYIGTAQGIFLFNGCKIKDGGFQVVTDKIKDVHQLYITQDTSSISVWAMVSPNNLYYIYGKKSSAGYTWNDPILFNTETIHIAPIRNKIKLSNELYLVDQNENLIHCWQDPTSTIWNQRTINVKASDYLINLDSFTTKVKITDQDGKILPNENISITSSEWLFVNINGKIYSLDMDNPAIVATDGRGMINIIQLTDNIASPIFHLDAAFLDKIVNIYPNGKIQHGLSQISSGADLQNAKDADGNPVLTQTQSSDTLDGVSSNLSQLTGAAATHKTGVVKDGDLFTSLTDKGTRETGKLNLSHLPDNFIIGMKLENGTWKPHTDAGGFIRAGGIGDDFLTAVGDAFKWLETAFEDGIKLVEKGVTYLKDGVSFVVKKIGDALHFVLSIADKILTIVLDTLLTVFKAINWVLKLIGIDLQAILRWLGHLLGLDDIWKTHKVIAALMNNGVNYGAGLLESKLQDLESFLSTTLNNAEDMILKQVLPANIASQSLSQSGSIDSPLNSSAGDWIFSQIFNNNLFGGGSSGSVSHNPFEQFVNDVIQPTVSVLINDLEQFFKDFTGLLSGNIADAYKLIADLIKLVIDPIKTIILGILKFLEDLAGDLAAALTEIVDIPFLNTMYKFFTSLLGEEEDLTIVNAVAFIIAIPYTFISKTMLGHAPFAQDDYGMQSPDYYKNLFSDQTSPFLLAGSSSGAIAYSKIGGSIASVAGVVASILTLIGFMEDDDGENQGLSTLDKIAMGFSVLTASLSFPIKKDDQNHDSYVLKTCTWVLAIIKDLGFKFIPKKEIAAGAEAIADGVIFCMAMPADSLNGENAGAYFQDVLSNCGGAAAAGGMAFKKTEAGLIIGAVGAGIAYIGAIIGLVNCLQSDGIVHNVNPGG, encoded by the coding sequence ATGGAAACCCATTTCAATGACATTTTAACATTGCCATCCACTGGTTTACAGGATGTAAAATCAGCACAGATACTTGTTTCATGCGAACTGATGAAAAATCAGGTCAAAGCCTCGCCAATTGAACCCAATGATAATATCCTGGTGGCACAGGACAGCAAAGGGCAGCCCTTAATATTTACCATTGGGGCAGATGGTATTTTACGCTTATTGCAATTTTCGGCAGGATCAGTCGATGGCTTTTCGTCCATCAACTTAATGGATGGTTTTAAAGACTATGACAAGGCCATAACCCTTGATATCAGCGAAGATTTAAAAGGCCGGATTTCAATAGCCTTTTCTTTATCACTTAAAACTACTGGCTTTACGGATGTTTTTATTGCTGAAAATATTCCGAATAATGCAGACTGGTCTACATTCGCTGCTTTGTGCAAAAAGGCGCAGGGTATTGATGCTTCTTTCATTGCCGATCACATTCGCCTGGGAACAACCGACATCAATAATAACGCCATGGTACTGGCAACCGGTAAAATAAACGATAATGAATATTATTACGAGATCAATGGCACCGATTTTACCGCCGTTAAAATGGAGCTACCGGAAAATGTACACCAGGCCACCGAAATTGAAATTGGTTTTGCCTTCGGCCAGAAAGCCAAGTTTTTTTTATACGGCATAGGCGATTCGCAAACATTGGAATGTACTACCATTGCCGATAAGTTTGAAGGCAGTTTGGTGTATGATTTTAGTCCCGGTAATGCAGAGATACCCCTACAATACCAAAAAATGGCCTATAACTGTATGCAAACTGCCTATGGTACACAAACAAACCCGATGTTGATTTCCTCAGACCTTTACATCGGCACAGCGCAGGGTATATTTCTGTTTAACGGATGTAAAATTAAGGACGGTGGTTTCCAGGTAGTTACTGATAAAATAAAAGATGTACACCAGTTATATATCACCCAGGATACATCCAGCATATCTGTTTGGGCAATGGTAAGCCCTAATAACCTCTACTATATTTATGGTAAAAAGAGCAGCGCAGGATATACATGGAACGATCCTATCCTGTTTAATACCGAAACAATCCACATTGCACCAATAAGGAATAAAATTAAACTCAGCAATGAGCTTTACCTGGTTGACCAGAACGAAAACCTTATTCATTGCTGGCAGGACCCCACATCAACCATCTGGAATCAAAGAACCATTAATGTAAAAGCAAGCGATTACCTTATCAACCTGGATTCGTTTACTACCAAGGTAAAAATTACCGACCAGGATGGTAAAATCCTTCCTAACGAAAACATCTCCATCACTTCGTCTGAGTGGCTTTTTGTGAATATCAATGGCAAAATTTACAGTCTCGATATGGACAACCCTGCAATAGTGGCTACAGATGGTCGCGGGATGATCAATATCATCCAACTGACAGATAATATCGCCTCGCCGATTTTTCACCTGGATGCAGCATTTTTGGATAAAATAGTGAACATTTATCCAAATGGTAAAATTCAGCATGGCCTTTCGCAAATAAGCTCGGGCGCCGACTTGCAGAATGCGAAGGACGCTGATGGAAATCCGGTTTTAACGCAAACACAATCATCAGATACCCTTGACGGCGTTTCGTCTAATTTAAGCCAGCTTACCGGCGCCGCGGCAACCCATAAAACAGGTGTGGTAAAGGATGGTGACTTGTTTACTTCGTTAACGGATAAGGGTACGAGGGAAACAGGCAAGCTTAATCTTTCGCATCTGCCGGATAACTTTATAATTGGGATGAAGTTGGAAAACGGAACCTGGAAACCCCATACCGATGCTGGCGGATTTATTAGGGCGGGCGGCATCGGCGACGATTTTTTAACTGCCGTGGGCGATGCTTTTAAATGGCTGGAAACAGCTTTTGAAGACGGAATAAAACTGGTAGAAAAGGGCGTTACCTACCTAAAAGACGGTGTAAGTTTCGTGGTTAAAAAAATAGGAGATGCCCTACACTTTGTGCTGAGCATCGCGGATAAAATATTAACCATTGTACTGGACACCCTGTTAACCGTATTCAAAGCAATAAACTGGGTACTGAAACTAATTGGTATTGATCTGCAGGCTATACTGCGTTGGTTAGGCCATTTGCTGGGTTTAGACGATATCTGGAAAACTCATAAAGTAATTGCTGCGTTAATGAATAATGGAGTTAATTATGGCGCAGGTTTGCTGGAAAGTAAATTGCAGGATTTGGAGTCGTTTTTATCAACAACTTTAAATAACGCCGAAGATATGATCTTGAAACAGGTGTTACCTGCCAATATCGCCAGCCAGTCGCTCAGCCAGTCAGGTTCAATAGATAGCCCCTTAAATTCGTCGGCAGGCGATTGGATATTCTCGCAAATATTTAATAATAACTTATTCGGCGGCGGCTCATCAGGTAGTGTTAGCCACAATCCGTTTGAGCAATTTGTTAATGATGTTATACAACCAACCGTTTCTGTTTTAATTAATGACCTGGAACAGTTTTTTAAGGATTTTACAGGTTTATTATCGGGGAATATTGCTGATGCTTATAAATTGATAGCAGATCTGATAAAACTGGTCATCGACCCAATAAAAACCATTATACTGGGAATACTGAAATTTTTAGAAGACCTGGCGGGCGATTTAGCGGCTGCTTTGACAGAAATTGTCGATATTCCGTTCCTTAACACGATGTACAAATTTTTTACATCGTTATTGGGCGAAGAAGAAGACCTGACCATAGTTAATGCAGTAGCCTTCATTATTGCCATTCCATACACCTTTATCTCCAAAACTATGTTGGGCCATGCTCCATTTGCCCAGGATGATTATGGCATGCAATCACCAGATTATTATAAAAATCTGTTTAGTGACCAAACCTCGCCATTTTTACTGGCGGGGAGTTCATCCGGCGCAATAGCTTATTCAAAAATAGGCGGAAGTATTGCATCCGTGGCGGGCGTAGTGGCAAGCATATTAACCCTTATTGGTTTTATGGAAGATGATGACGGTGAAAATCAAGGGTTAAGTACACTAGACAAAATTGCCATGGGGTTTTCGGTGCTTACAGCATCATTGTCTTTTCCGATAAAGAAAGATGATCAAAACCACGATTCTTATGTCTTAAAAACCTGTACCTGGGTATTGGCGATTATTAAGGATCTGGGGTTTAAGTTTATTCCCAAAAAAGAAATAGCGGCCGGCGCCGAAGCTATTGCAGATGGTGTTATATTTTGTATGGCAATGCCCGCCGATTCGCTCAATGGTGAAAATGCAGGAGCCTACTTCCAGGATGTGCTTAGTAATTGCGGTGGCGCAGCAGCAGCCGGTGGTATGGCCTTTAAGAAAACCGAAGCAGGACTTATAATTGGTGCAGTTGGTGCAGGTATAGCTTATATTGGCGCCATTATCGGGCTGGTAAATTGCCTACAATCTGACGGAATAGTTCATAATGTTAACCCGGGCGGCTAA
- a CDS encoding papain-like cysteine protease family protein: MVESIDFNIDKQLKSNWCWAAVAASIARYYGKTEFQDQVQLAWRVLGKECKCAGVSCSICNIPQFIGEVLKITGLQKKAIPAAVSKDELIEELINQRPVIAVIKWNNSATGHLIVVSAVNCDQHFTVWDSRQPQMSILSYQDLLNNYQGKSTWVNTFFTEAN; this comes from the coding sequence ATGGTTGAATCAATTGATTTTAATATAGACAAGCAACTTAAAAGCAACTGGTGCTGGGCAGCTGTAGCAGCATCTATAGCCCGTTATTACGGGAAAACCGAGTTTCAGGATCAGGTGCAATTAGCATGGCGGGTTTTGGGCAAAGAATGCAAATGTGCAGGCGTAAGCTGTTCGATTTGTAACATACCGCAGTTTATTGGTGAAGTACTTAAAATTACAGGTTTGCAAAAAAAAGCAATACCGGCAGCAGTATCAAAAGATGAATTAATTGAAGAACTGATCAATCAACGCCCCGTGATTGCTGTTATTAAATGGAATAACTCGGCAACAGGCCACCTTATAGTTGTAAGCGCGGTTAACTGCGACCAACATTTTACTGTTTGGGATTCCCGGCAACCTCAAATGTCCATTTTATCTTATCAAGATCTGTTAAATAATTACCAGGGCAAATCAACATGGGTAAATACTTTTTTTACCGAAGCGAATTAG
- a CDS encoding sensor histidine kinase: protein MQKTSDNIFILLLLSIGGVFMLVVSFVVIFIRHQNKLLRQQRQIQQAEIAHQKELLQTVIESEETERKRIGQDLHDDVGTALSNLRITIEMFNRSTSADLDSFKNSCKSIIDKVILDVRNISHNLSPAGILLYGFIGALEELSEFVTLHSGLQVSISNKAGDLPDRLNEAAAISLYRVMEELLNNTIKHAGANRAYISFETEGGYMSVSYQDDGRGMPKNIKTKKGIGLQNIESRLGIIGADFTMGQNQLSGFSMLIKIIPVI, encoded by the coding sequence ATGCAAAAAACGAGCGATAATATTTTTATACTGTTGCTGCTAAGCATCGGCGGAGTATTTATGCTGGTTGTTTCATTTGTTGTGATTTTCATCAGGCACCAAAACAAGCTGCTGCGGCAGCAAAGGCAAATACAACAGGCCGAAATTGCCCATCAAAAAGAACTGTTGCAAACGGTTATCGAATCGGAGGAGACCGAACGTAAACGAATAGGACAGGATCTGCACGACGATGTGGGCACTGCGCTCTCGAATTTGCGAATCACTATCGAGATGTTTAACCGCAGCACATCCGCAGACCTCGACAGTTTTAAAAACTCGTGTAAATCAATTATTGATAAGGTGATTTTGGATGTGCGTAATATCTCGCACAACTTGTCTCCGGCGGGCATCTTGCTTTATGGTTTTATTGGCGCGCTGGAAGAATTAAGCGAATTTGTAACACTACACAGTGGCCTGCAGGTCAGCATCAGCAATAAAGCCGGCGACCTCCCTGATCGGCTCAATGAAGCCGCAGCTATTTCATTGTACAGGGTAATGGAAGAGTTGCTGAATAATACGATTAAACACGCTGGGGCTAACCGGGCATACATCAGCTTTGAAACCGAGGGCGGTTATATGAGCGTGAGTTATCAGGATGATGGGCGTGGAATGCCAAAGAATATCAAAACAAAAAAGGGGATTGGTCTGCAGAATATTGAAAGCAGGCTCGGAATTATAGGAGCTGATTTTACCATGGGCCAAAACCAGCTTAGCGGGTTTAGTATGCTGATCAAAATAATACCAGTTATTTAA
- a CDS encoding response regulator transcription factor has product MENIRIAIVDDQNIFRQSLGMLINSIPGFELVTDAHSGPDFLEKLKGLHTLPDIALIDMSMPGMNGIELNEILQKQYPQIKIVVLSVLIQERLISKMIAAGADAYLEKNCNKDELITTINTVHATGFYINQQTMQALQHTANFKNKKNRELADITADITKREREVLEMICNELSAAEIAGKLYLSVRTVEGHRNNLILKTGCRNTAGLVLFAVKAGIFSLDL; this is encoded by the coding sequence ATGGAAAATATCAGAATAGCCATTGTGGATGATCAAAATATTTTCAGGCAGAGTTTGGGAATGCTGATTAATAGTATCCCTGGCTTTGAATTGGTTACCGATGCGCATAGTGGGCCTGACTTTCTGGAAAAATTAAAGGGCCTGCACACGCTGCCCGATATCGCCCTGATAGATATGAGCATGCCCGGTATGAATGGTATTGAGCTGAATGAAATTTTACAGAAACAGTACCCCCAAATAAAGATTGTGGTATTATCGGTTCTGATACAGGAAAGGCTTATCTCAAAAATGATAGCCGCCGGAGCCGATGCCTATCTTGAAAAAAACTGCAATAAGGACGAATTGATAACCACTATCAATACGGTGCACGCGACCGGTTTTTACATCAATCAGCAAACCATGCAGGCTTTACAGCATACAGCAAATTTCAAGAACAAAAAAAACAGGGAATTGGCGGATATAACAGCAGATATTACAAAGCGAGAAAGGGAAGTGCTTGAGATGATATGTAATGAACTTAGCGCTGCTGAAATTGCCGGGAAATTATATTTAAGCGTACGTACGGTTGAAGGGCACCGCAATAACCTTATTCTCAAAACCGGGTGCCGCAATACCGCCGGCCTTGTGTTGTTTGCTGTAAAAGCAGGCATATTTAGCCTGGATTTATAA
- a CDS encoding DUF1842 domain-containing protein translates to MTGSATLRGPGIDADDEIRGEYHFQTTMPHKTSIMANLTGYAYFQPIGLPAPNLKASLLLTDDWQSGKAVYEYLENGHWVKVEGSVRKLEIATV, encoded by the coding sequence ATAACTGGTTCGGCCACTCTTCGTGGGCCGGGCATCGATGCTGACGACGAAATCAGGGGTGAATACCATTTTCAGACCACTATGCCTCATAAAACATCAATTATGGCAAATTTAACTGGGTATGCTTATTTTCAGCCGATAGGCCTCCCTGCTCCAAATTTAAAGGCATCATTGCTTTTAACTGACGATTGGCAAAGCGGCAAAGCCGTATATGAATATCTTGAAAATGGTCATTGGGTAAAAGTAGAAGGGTCTGTGCGAAAACTTGAAATAGCAACTGTATAA
- a CDS encoding DUF1842 domain-containing protein codes for MSEHKTKTGTFHVIYLIDSPVGTAPIIEFNLIVNTVPKG; via the coding sequence ATGTCAGAACACAAAACAAAAACCGGTACTTTTCATGTGATCTATCTAATCGATTCTCCGGTGGGTACTGCTCCAATCATCGAATTTAATTTAATCGTCAATACAGTGCCAAAAGGATAA
- a CDS encoding SDR family oxidoreductase, producing MKLTKNKILITGGATGIGFGLAERFIQENNTVIICGRREAALKEAAEKLPSVITKVCDLSDEKSRVELYNWIAENHSDLNVLVNNAGIQSWMNIGDDDFYEKANHEITTNVLAPLHLTKLFSNLDALDTIINVTSGLAFVPLSTIPVYCGTKAFMRSFTLSLRHSLKDSKIEVIEMIPPALNTDLGGKGIHDAHPPVSEFVASVVEQMKEGKTELTFGTSSDRAKANNDAITDYFNRMNP from the coding sequence ATGAAACTAACAAAAAATAAAATCCTGATTACAGGAGGCGCAACTGGGATTGGTTTTGGATTAGCTGAAAGGTTTATCCAGGAAAACAACACCGTAATTATTTGCGGACGAAGAGAAGCGGCTTTGAAGGAAGCGGCAGAAAAACTACCTTCGGTTATTACCAAAGTATGCGACCTATCTGATGAAAAGAGCAGAGTTGAGCTGTACAACTGGATTGCTGAAAATCATAGCGATTTAAACGTACTGGTAAACAATGCGGGCATCCAAAGCTGGATGAACATTGGTGATGATGATTTTTATGAGAAAGCAAATCACGAAATTACCACCAATGTTTTAGCACCACTGCACTTAACAAAACTGTTTAGTAATCTGGATGCGCTGGATACAATTATTAATGTAACCTCCGGACTGGCATTTGTGCCTTTATCTACCATACCGGTTTACTGTGGTACCAAAGCATTTATGCGTTCTTTTACACTTTCTTTACGCCATAGCCTTAAAGATTCGAAAATAGAAGTGATTGAGATGATTCCGCCAGCCTTAAACACTGATTTGGGAGGAAAAGGAATCCACGATGCACACCCTCCCGTGAGTGAGTTTGTAGCATCGGTAGTTGAACAGATGAAAGAAGGTAAAACAGAACTGACTTTCGGTACAAGCAGCGACCGGGCAAAAGCGAATAATGATGCAATAACCGATTATTTTAACCGAATGAACCCCTAA
- the metG gene encoding methionine--tRNA ligase, protein MDNSKIKRYTVTAALPYTNGPVHIGHLAGVYIPADIYARYLRSNKRDVKFICGSDENGVPITLKAKREGITPQEVVDKYHKIIGDSFKEFGVSFDIYHRTSSLTHHQTAADFFETLYDKGVFTEEVTEQYYDATAKQFLADRYITGTCPKCGNENAYGDQCENCGSTLNATDLINPKSTLSGDKPILKETKNWFLPLDKYEDRLRTYIESHKEWRPNVYGQCQSWLNAGLQPRAMTRDLDWGVRVPLRDAEGKVLYVWFDAPIGYISATKELCNYAKLDVWNPKAEEYYISSYENDKCGWEEYWKSDETKLVHFIGKDNIVFHCIIFPAMLMAHGEYTLADNVPANEFLNLEGQKISTSKNWAVWLNEYLREFEGKQDVLRYVLTATAPETKDNDFTWKDFQARNNNELVAILGNFVNRVVVLTHKYFGGSVPTCMEIAEVDQAVIDELAGYPAKISASIENYRFREALSEVMNVARLGNKYLAETEPWKLIKTDEDRVRTILHIALQIAANIQILIEPFMPFTAEKLMKMLKNGGHDWDDAGTVSLLKRGHDIGEAVLLFDKIEDAEIDFQIEKLNQSKASNAANNVVAVPAKENIQFDDFSAMDIRVATIVAAEKVEKTKKLLKLTVNTGIDERTVVSGIAEYYKPEDIVGKQVSMIINLAPREIKGILSQGMILMAENAEGKLTFVAPVEKFQEGSVIR, encoded by the coding sequence TTGGATAATAGTAAAATAAAAAGATATACCGTAACTGCGGCGCTTCCATATACCAATGGACCAGTTCATATTGGGCATCTGGCTGGTGTTTACATCCCTGCAGATATTTATGCCCGTTATTTAAGATCGAATAAACGAGATGTAAAATTCATCTGTGGATCTGACGAAAATGGTGTGCCCATTACTTTAAAAGCCAAAAGAGAAGGAATTACACCCCAGGAAGTGGTAGATAAGTACCATAAAATTATTGGCGATTCTTTTAAAGAGTTTGGTGTATCTTTCGATATCTATCACCGTACCTCATCGCTTACCCATCACCAAACGGCTGCTGATTTCTTCGAAACCCTTTACGATAAAGGTGTTTTTACGGAAGAGGTTACCGAGCAATATTACGATGCCACTGCGAAACAATTTCTGGCCGATCGTTATATTACAGGTACCTGCCCTAAATGCGGTAACGAAAATGCTTATGGCGATCAGTGCGAAAATTGCGGTTCTACACTCAATGCAACCGATCTGATCAATCCAAAATCTACCCTATCAGGCGATAAACCCATTTTAAAAGAAACTAAAAACTGGTTTCTGCCGCTGGATAAGTATGAAGACCGTTTACGTACCTATATCGAAAGCCACAAAGAATGGCGCCCGAATGTATACGGCCAATGCCAAAGCTGGTTAAATGCAGGTTTACAGCCAAGAGCAATGACCAGAGATTTGGATTGGGGTGTACGCGTTCCACTTCGCGATGCTGAAGGTAAAGTACTTTATGTGTGGTTTGATGCCCCTATTGGTTATATTTCTGCAACTAAAGAGCTGTGTAACTATGCCAAGCTCGATGTGTGGAATCCTAAAGCCGAGGAATATTACATCAGCAGTTACGAAAACGATAAATGTGGTTGGGAAGAATACTGGAAAAGCGACGAAACCAAGTTGGTCCACTTTATTGGTAAAGATAATATTGTTTTCCATTGCATTATTTTCCCTGCCATGTTAATGGCACACGGTGAATATACCTTGGCTGATAATGTGCCCGCAAACGAATTCTTAAACCTGGAAGGACAAAAAATATCGACTTCTAAAAACTGGGCAGTTTGGTTAAATGAATATTTAAGAGAGTTTGAAGGAAAACAAGATGTATTGCGTTATGTATTAACAGCAACAGCTCCTGAGACTAAAGACAATGATTTTACCTGGAAAGATTTTCAGGCAAGAAACAACAATGAACTGGTAGCTATACTTGGGAATTTTGTAAACCGGGTGGTGGTGCTTACACATAAATACTTTGGCGGTTCGGTACCAACCTGTATGGAAATTGCTGAGGTAGACCAGGCTGTTATTGACGAATTGGCCGGTTACCCGGCAAAAATTTCTGCATCTATAGAAAACTACCGTTTTAGAGAGGCATTATCAGAAGTAATGAATGTTGCCCGTTTAGGGAATAAGTACCTGGCCGAAACCGAGCCATGGAAACTCATTAAAACCGATGAAGACCGTGTTAGAACGATCTTGCATATTGCACTTCAAATAGCGGCCAATATTCAGATCCTGATCGAACCTTTTATGCCTTTTACAGCAGAAAAATTAATGAAGATGCTTAAAAATGGCGGCCATGATTGGGATGATGCTGGTACTGTTAGCCTGTTAAAACGTGGTCACGATATTGGAGAAGCTGTGCTCTTATTTGATAAAATTGAAGATGCAGAAATCGACTTCCAGATCGAGAAATTAAATCAAAGTAAAGCCAGTAATGCTGCTAATAATGTGGTTGCTGTTCCGGCAAAAGAAAATATCCAGTTTGACGATTTCTCGGCAATGGATATCCGTGTAGCCACTATTGTAGCAGCAGAAAAGGTAGAGAAAACCAAAAAGCTGTTGAAGTTAACGGTAAATACAGGCATTGATGAAAGAACTGTGGTTTCTGGCATCGCTGAATATTACAAACCTGAAGATATTGTAGGTAAACAGGTAAGTATGATCATAAATCTTGCTCCACGCGAAATCAAAGGGATTCTATCGCAAGGCATGATTTTAATGGCCGAAAATGCTGAAGGAAAACTCACTTTTGTAGCACCTGTAGAAAAGTTTCAGGAAGGTAGTGTAATCAGGTAG
- a CDS encoding LD-carboxypeptidase, which translates to MIKQPPYLKKGDKIALVCPAKKLPKPIDHAIARLESWGLEVIIGDSVYASHHQFAGSDALRTKDIQRFIDDSSIKAIISGRGGYGTIRIIDDLDFTEFNKNPKWFVGFSDITVLLSHLIAQCNSQCIHAQMPYTFEESTPEALLSLQRALFGEKQAYFYQSSFKNRAGEATGILIGGNLSLLTMVQGSVSEMDFTDKILFLEDVGEQEYGIDRMLRMLKRAGKLHALKGLIIGAFNEIEEEKISFGQTADEVIWDIVKEYDYPVCFNFPTGHIENNLCMTLGAEVALYVETNNVQFKYL; encoded by the coding sequence ATGATTAAGCAGCCCCCGTATTTAAAAAAAGGAGATAAGATTGCGCTGGTATGTCCGGCAAAGAAATTACCCAAACCTATAGACCATGCCATAGCACGATTAGAAAGCTGGGGTTTGGAGGTGATTATTGGCGATAGTGTATACGCAAGTCACCACCAATTTGCGGGAAGTGATGCTTTAAGGACCAAAGATATTCAGCGCTTTATAGATGATTCATCTATAAAAGCCATCATTTCTGGCCGCGGGGGTTATGGCACCATCCGGATTATTGATGATCTGGACTTTACGGAGTTTAACAAAAATCCTAAATGGTTTGTAGGCTTCAGTGATATTACCGTCCTGCTATCACACCTGATTGCGCAATGCAATAGCCAGTGCATACACGCACAAATGCCTTATACATTTGAGGAATCTACACCAGAAGCTTTACTTTCTTTACAGAGGGCATTATTTGGTGAAAAACAGGCCTATTTTTATCAAAGTTCGTTTAAGAACAGGGCAGGAGAGGCAACAGGAATTTTGATTGGTGGAAATTTAAGTTTGCTCACCATGGTACAGGGCTCGGTTTCGGAAATGGATTTTACCGACAAAATACTCTTTTTGGAGGATGTTGGCGAGCAGGAATATGGTATAGATCGTATGTTGCGTATGTTGAAAAGAGCGGGTAAGCTACATGCTTTAAAGGGCTTGATTATTGGTGCCTTTAATGAAATTGAAGAAGAAAAAATCTCTTTCGGGCAAACCGCTGATGAGGTAATTTGGGACATTGTTAAGGAATATGATTATCCAGTTTGTTTTAACTTCCCCACAGGGCATATCGAAAACAACCTATGCATGACTTTAGGCGCTGAAGTAGCTTTATATGTAGAAACCAATAACGTTCAATTTAAATATTTATAA
- a CDS encoding DoxX family protein — translation MAILDNLGKYRNTGLLLIRIGLGIMFIIHGFPKLAGGPNGWTGLGGSMKVIGIDFLPVFWGFMAAATETFGGFLLIVGLFFRPALILLIFTMIIAALVHFGKGDGLGGASHAIELAIVFFGLIFIGPGKYSVDKK, via the coding sequence ATGGCAATTTTAGACAATTTAGGAAAATACCGCAATACAGGCTTGTTACTGATCCGTATTGGTTTAGGAATAATGTTTATTATTCATGGTTTCCCGAAACTTGCAGGCGGACCAAATGGCTGGACTGGTTTAGGCGGAAGCATGAAAGTAATCGGCATAGATTTTTTACCTGTATTTTGGGGCTTTATGGCTGCAGCTACCGAAACCTTTGGTGGTTTCCTGTTGATTGTAGGATTATTTTTCCGTCCGGCACTAATCTTATTAATCTTTACGATGATTATCGCAGCTTTGGTACATTTCGGCAAAGGAGATGGGTTAGGCGGTGCCAGCCACGCAATTGAGTTGGCTATTGTATTTTTCGGGTTGATTTTTATTGGCCCGGGGAAATATAGTGTAGATAAGAAGTAA